Proteins found in one Paenibacillus wynnii genomic segment:
- a CDS encoding MgtC/SapB family protein, protein MQMHTESLIKLLIAMLFGLFIGIDRQLKQKPLGIRTSMVISIASCLVTVVSIHAYDKFANPNHPNMDPMRLAAQIVSGIGFLGAGVILRRGGDAISGLTSAALIWTASGIGIAVGAGFYIEAAYAVVLLMFAVNVVPLLIKAIGPEGLNKHEVSVKIIMEANYVLTEVIQKIENRQESENKKSKGGTRVIRRMKIKDLEDGRQLIDMVLSAPDRDYATEIYYDVKHINHVMSVEVEQL, encoded by the coding sequence ATGCAAATGCACACAGAATCGTTAATCAAATTACTTATTGCCATGCTGTTCGGGCTTTTCATCGGCATTGACCGGCAATTAAAACAGAAGCCGTTGGGGATTCGGACCAGTATGGTCATCAGTATCGCGAGTTGTCTTGTCACCGTAGTCTCCATCCATGCCTACGACAAATTCGCAAACCCTAACCATCCTAACATGGATCCCATGCGGTTGGCAGCTCAAATTGTAAGTGGGATCGGTTTTCTGGGAGCAGGAGTTATTCTCAGAAGAGGCGGGGATGCAATCTCCGGTTTAACCTCGGCAGCATTAATCTGGACGGCTTCCGGGATAGGAATAGCGGTGGGGGCGGGCTTTTATATCGAGGCTGCTTATGCTGTAGTGCTGCTAATGTTCGCGGTTAATGTGGTACCTCTTTTAATCAAAGCGATTGGCCCGGAGGGATTGAACAAACATGAGGTCTCCGTCAAAATTATTATGGAAGCCAACTATGTCTTAACCGAAGTAATTCAAAAAATTGAGAACCGCCAAGAAAGTGAAAACAAGAAGTCCAAAGGCGGGACTAGAGTGATCCGCAGAATGAAAATTAAAGATTTGGAAGACGGAAGACAATTAATAGACATGGTTTTGTCTGCACCGGATAGGGATTATGCTACCGAAATTTATTATGATGTTAAGCATATCAACCATGTAATGAGTGTTGAAGTAGAACAATTATAA
- a CDS encoding SDR family oxidoreductase, protein MADHRLKGKVAVVTGGGSGIGRAAVLEFARNGAKVAMLDRSIDEAEKVKREVEQNGGQATVFECDISKPEMVEKAIKQTVEQYGQLDIVFANAGINGAMAPIETMTIEDWNQTHEINLRGTFATVKYAIPFLKDRGGSVIITSSINGNRVFSGIGFSAYSTTKAGQVAFMKMAALELARYKIRVNAICPGAIETNIDQNTFPSDDLKEVQIPVEFPEGGQPLEKGPGSAAQVAKLALFLASDDSDHITGTEIYCDGAESLLH, encoded by the coding sequence ATGGCAGATCACAGGCTTAAGGGTAAGGTTGCTGTCGTTACGGGTGGAGGCTCTGGTATAGGTCGTGCTGCGGTACTCGAGTTTGCAAGAAACGGGGCTAAGGTGGCCATGTTGGATCGTAGTATTGATGAGGCAGAGAAAGTTAAGCGTGAAGTGGAGCAGAATGGCGGGCAAGCTACTGTCTTTGAATGCGATATTTCTAAACCGGAGATGGTAGAAAAGGCGATTAAACAAACCGTGGAGCAATATGGGCAGCTGGATATTGTCTTTGCCAATGCGGGTATTAATGGAGCTATGGCCCCTATTGAGACTATGACTATTGAGGATTGGAACCAGACTCATGAGATCAATCTGCGAGGAACGTTCGCCACGGTTAAATATGCTATTCCTTTTCTAAAAGATCGGGGCGGCAGCGTGATCATCACTAGCTCTATTAATGGAAATCGAGTATTTTCAGGTATTGGTTTCTCGGCCTACAGCACAACGAAAGCAGGTCAGGTTGCTTTTATGAAAATGGCTGCCTTAGAGCTGGCCCGATACAAGATTCGCGTCAATGCTATATGTCCAGGAGCGATAGAAACAAATATTGACCAGAATACGTTTCCTTCGGATGATTTAAAAGAAGTGCAAATTCCCGTCGAGTTCCCGGAAGGTGGACAGCCTTTGGAAAAGGGGCCCGGCAGTGCTGCTCAAGTAGCTAAGTTAGCCCTATTCCTGGCATCTGACGATTCGGATCATATTACAGGAACAGAGATTTATTGCGATGGTGCAGAATCACTTCTGCACTGA
- a CDS encoding carbohydrate ABC transporter permease, with the protein MAMNKIKWPLYHILIGGLAIIMLYPILWMIMSSFKESRMVFVTAKQLFPNPWEWGNYAKGWEGVAGYSFGVFIKNSLVIVIVATFGAVISSSLVAFGFARNKFVGHGLWFGLMMMTLMLPADVVLVPQYIIYTKLNWLDSIRPIVIPQFFGVPFFTFLMIQFIRTIPGELDEAATIDGCGKFRLYFKIILPLIRPSMATAAIFSFYWRWEDLLGPVLYLNSPSKYTVSMGLKMFLDSESVSNWGPMFAMSVLSLAPVMLIFFIFQKQIVDGISTSGLKG; encoded by the coding sequence ATGGCGATGAATAAAATCAAATGGCCGCTTTATCATATTCTTATCGGCGGGCTCGCCATCATTATGCTGTATCCGATTCTGTGGATGATCATGAGCTCCTTTAAAGAAAGCCGCATGGTATTTGTCACTGCAAAGCAGCTTTTCCCCAATCCTTGGGAGTGGGGAAATTATGCGAAGGGCTGGGAAGGAGTTGCAGGGTACTCCTTCGGAGTTTTTATCAAGAACTCACTAGTTATCGTTATCGTAGCTACTTTCGGAGCGGTCATTTCTTCTTCATTAGTGGCCTTTGGATTTGCACGTAACAAGTTTGTGGGTCACGGCTTATGGTTCGGCCTTATGATGATGACTCTGATGTTGCCTGCCGATGTGGTGCTAGTTCCGCAATATATCATTTATACGAAACTGAACTGGTTGGACAGTATCCGACCGATCGTAATCCCGCAATTCTTTGGAGTGCCTTTCTTCACCTTTCTGATGATTCAATTTATTAGAACCATTCCAGGAGAGTTAGATGAAGCAGCCACGATAGACGGCTGTGGGAAATTCAGACTTTATTTCAAAATCATTCTCCCGCTAATCCGCCCGTCTATGGCGACTGCAGCTATTTTCTCCTTCTACTGGCGCTGGGAAGATTTGCTTGGGCCGGTTCTCTACTTGAACTCCCCATCCAAATATACGGTTTCCATGGGGTTGAAAATGTTTCTGGACAGTGAATCTGTATCTAACTGGGGACCGATGTTTGCGATGTCCGTGCTTAGTCTTGCTCCGGTCATGTTGATATTTTTTATCTTCCAGAAGCAAATTGTGGATGGTATCAGCACTAGCGGATTGAAGGGATGA
- a CDS encoding glycoside hydrolase family 88 protein, producing the protein MTAFTYDEEQIKATIDRVIERTLRMDFSWDWPGGVAFYGVCEAYEATGREDYLLALKTWVDDNIAEGLPKLSVNGVSIGHCLLTLYQATGDSKYLDNALEMAEFLRNMAERFGEGIFQHTVNSLSYVFPQQAWVDTMFMAGYYLLRIGYLLDNKDYIEDGLVQYHGHEQYLQHADNHLYYHGWDHLNQNNMSGIHWARGNSWAALTMAKALSLVEVTHPSFMIIEGSLRDQLAALVRLQSPEGLWHTVLDDDTSYLETSASAGIATAVLMQGRLYNKYSSLSLQGILSRIKEDGTVTEVSAGTAVMNDIDGYRQVPKKRIQGWGQGLTLAYLAQILRTKNNPFG; encoded by the coding sequence ATGACAGCTTTTACGTATGATGAAGAACAAATAAAAGCAACGATTGACCGTGTAATAGAGCGTACCCTCCGCATGGATTTTTCGTGGGACTGGCCAGGCGGAGTAGCCTTCTACGGAGTTTGCGAGGCCTATGAGGCAACTGGAAGGGAAGATTATCTCCTTGCTCTGAAAACATGGGTGGATGATAACATCGCGGAAGGGCTGCCGAAGCTGTCTGTAAATGGAGTGTCTATAGGCCACTGTTTACTAACGCTTTATCAAGCTACCGGAGATTCAAAGTACTTGGATAATGCTTTAGAGATGGCAGAGTTTCTGAGGAATATGGCGGAGCGCTTCGGTGAGGGGATTTTCCAGCATACAGTTAATTCACTTAGCTATGTATTTCCCCAGCAGGCTTGGGTCGATACGATGTTTATGGCGGGTTATTATTTATTGCGAATCGGGTATTTATTAGATAATAAGGATTATATAGAGGACGGGCTAGTTCAATATCACGGGCATGAACAATATTTGCAACATGCGGATAATCATTTATATTATCACGGCTGGGATCATCTGAATCAGAACAATATGTCAGGGATTCATTGGGCCAGGGGGAATTCATGGGCGGCACTTACGATGGCAAAAGCACTGAGTCTCGTGGAGGTTACGCATCCCTCATTCATGATTATTGAAGGCTCACTTCGGGATCAGCTTGCGGCTCTCGTTCGTCTGCAATCTCCCGAGGGCTTATGGCATACAGTACTGGATGACGACACTTCCTATTTGGAAACCTCGGCTTCCGCCGGGATCGCAACAGCGGTACTGATGCAGGGCCGATTGTATAATAAATATTCAAGCCTCTCGCTGCAAGGGATTCTATCCCGAATCAAGGAGGATGGTACCGTTACTGAAGTCTCTGCGGGCACGGCGGTGATGAACGATATTGATGGATATCGGCAGGTGCCGAAGAAACGTATTCAGGGTTGGGGCCAAGGCCTTACACTTGCCTATTTAGCACAGATTCTAAGAACAAAGAATAATCCCTTCGGATAA
- a CDS encoding substrate-binding domain-containing protein has product MKKLWLVYVLLIGIFLVYVLNYKLQARTADPWETTGLRGNIEDTYVMVTFQSGIDYWKSVLKGFEDGAEELNVSVEYHGSTQHNANEQMTVLEQVIAKKPAGIAISAVNSKLLTATINKAVESGIPVVLFDSGAPNSKAYSFLGTDNYSAGIEAARKMAELTGSAGKIAIVTTPDQHNHQERTDGFRDTIINEYPDMEVVAVQDGRGDQVYSREAAEQILTRYPGLSGIFATESNGGIGVAEAVQAHKGPGVSPKIISFDTDKGTLDLVKNGIISATMAQGTWNMGYWSLMELFQLNRHLAAAPSGYSQYMPMTVPDTVNTGIDVVTRANVDNYYAK; this is encoded by the coding sequence ATGAAAAAGCTGTGGCTTGTTTATGTCCTTCTAATCGGAATTTTCCTCGTATATGTACTGAATTACAAGCTTCAGGCTCGAACTGCAGATCCGTGGGAGACAACGGGGTTGCGGGGGAATATAGAAGACACCTATGTTATGGTCACCTTTCAGAGCGGGATCGATTATTGGAAAAGTGTCCTAAAGGGCTTCGAGGATGGGGCCGAAGAATTGAATGTCTCTGTAGAATATCATGGTTCTACTCAACATAATGCAAATGAACAAATGACCGTGCTTGAGCAGGTGATAGCCAAAAAGCCTGCAGGAATTGCCATCTCGGCAGTAAACTCTAAGCTTCTAACCGCTACGATCAACAAAGCGGTGGAGAGCGGTATTCCCGTAGTGCTATTTGACTCAGGAGCACCGAATAGCAAGGCTTATTCTTTTTTGGGTACAGATAATTATAGTGCTGGTATTGAAGCCGCCCGCAAAATGGCTGAATTGACAGGGAGTGCCGGCAAGATAGCTATTGTTACCACACCCGATCAGCATAATCATCAGGAGCGTACAGATGGTTTCCGTGACACGATAATTAACGAGTATCCAGATATGGAAGTTGTTGCCGTTCAGGATGGACGGGGTGATCAAGTCTATTCTAGAGAGGCTGCTGAACAAATACTAACAAGGTATCCGGGTCTCTCAGGAATATTTGCTACAGAATCGAATGGCGGTATAGGTGTTGCTGAAGCGGTACAAGCACATAAGGGGCCAGGAGTATCTCCCAAAATCATCAGCTTTGACACCGACAAGGGAACGCTTGATTTAGTGAAGAACGGCATCATCTCTGCTACTATGGCCCAGGGTACTTGGAATATGGGGTATTGGTCACTTATGGAACTGTTTCAGCTTAATCGTCATCTTGCTGCCGCTCCTTCGGGATATTCTCAGTATATGCCTATGACGGTTCCGGATACGGTGAATACAGGAATTGATGTAGTTACGCGGGCAAATGTGGATAACTACTATGCAAAGTAA
- a CDS encoding carbohydrate ABC transporter permease yields MLGQHLKRNLTGYAFISPFIIGFLCFTLVPMVISLYLSFTKYNLFSPPRWVGMDNYIKMFSNDPKYLQSLKVTLLYVFIGVPMRLTFALFVAMILNTKSRMVGAYRTIYYLPSIIGGSVAVSIMWRNIFSDTGIINGLIGFFGLGPVSWFGNPSAALVMLISLSVWQFGSSMLIFLAGLKNIPSEMYEAASVDGASFFRKFFKITMPLLSSVILFNLVMQTISAFMTFVPAYIISKGEGGPMDGTLLYSLYLFRQAFMFNNMGYASAMAWVMLLLVGIMTGILFKTSKSWVFYESGGK; encoded by the coding sequence TTGCTAGGACAACACTTAAAGAGAAATTTGACCGGTTATGCTTTTATCAGCCCATTTATCATTGGCTTTCTATGTTTCACTCTGGTGCCGATGGTAATCTCTCTCTATCTCTCCTTTACCAAATATAATTTATTCTCCCCGCCTAGATGGGTGGGGATGGATAATTATATCAAAATGTTCTCGAATGACCCTAAATACTTACAGTCACTCAAGGTAACGCTGCTCTACGTATTTATCGGTGTTCCTATGAGACTAACCTTCGCATTATTTGTGGCAATGATTCTGAATACGAAGTCCCGAATGGTTGGAGCTTATCGCACGATTTATTATCTGCCTTCTATCATTGGCGGCAGCGTGGCAGTATCCATCATGTGGCGGAATATATTTAGTGATACAGGAATTATAAATGGATTAATCGGCTTCTTTGGACTTGGTCCTGTTAGCTGGTTTGGCAATCCAAGCGCAGCTTTGGTTATGCTGATCTCCTTGTCCGTATGGCAATTTGGATCATCTATGTTGATTTTTCTGGCAGGCCTAAAGAATATACCGAGTGAAATGTATGAGGCAGCCAGTGTGGATGGAGCCAGCTTTTTCCGCAAATTCTTCAAAATTACAATGCCTTTGCTTAGTTCAGTAATTCTATTTAACTTGGTAATGCAGACCATCAGCGCCTTCATGACCTTTGTCCCGGCCTATATTATTTCCAAAGGCGAGGGAGGTCCGATGGATGGAACTCTGCTGTACTCGCTCTACTTATTCCGCCAGGCCTTCATGTTCAATAACATGGGATATGCTTCGGCGATGGCTTGGGTGATGCTGCTGCTTGTGGGCATTATGACTGGAATTTTGTTCAAGACCTCGAAATCTTGGGTCTTCTACGAATCGGGAGGTAAATAA
- a CDS encoding extracellular solute-binding protein: MLAGCGGGNNAPAENAKNVEKPAESNQTATEAPAEPVTLRIAWWGGDTRHSYTQQVIDMYEAANPNVTIEPEYASFDDYWKKLAPQAAANRLPDIVQMDISYINQYGSNGQLEDMTPYLNKQIQVGDVNENVLATGKIGDKQFGVPLGVNVLGFQYDPALLKKAGVDSIPENWTWDQYKEIAMKAKAAGLFMDGSMAADVFFNYYLRTKGLALYNNEGTALGYEDDALFSDFFGMLSGLIADGAVPTQDKLSQNKGVIEESEIVKGTGVGVWQWSNQYVALQIAVNRPMELAQMPGPDMQKGLYMEPSMYWSITSNSKAKEEAAKFVDFWTNNAEANKLIKGERGVPISSKIKESVSTVLTDSGKQVFKFVADMEPVTSPMSPPVGSPEVVALLTDLAEQMNFGQIKPDTAAAQFRKEANSILANR, encoded by the coding sequence ATGCTTGCAGGCTGTGGTGGGGGAAATAATGCTCCTGCTGAAAATGCTAAAAACGTAGAAAAACCTGCTGAAAGTAACCAAACGGCTACGGAAGCTCCGGCTGAACCGGTGACTCTGCGCATCGCATGGTGGGGCGGAGATACAAGACATTCGTATACTCAGCAAGTTATTGATATGTACGAAGCGGCGAACCCCAATGTAACGATTGAACCTGAATATGCATCGTTTGATGATTATTGGAAGAAGCTGGCTCCTCAGGCTGCAGCGAATCGTCTTCCAGATATCGTACAAATGGATATTTCTTATATTAATCAATATGGATCGAACGGACAGCTTGAAGATATGACTCCTTATTTGAATAAACAAATTCAAGTAGGCGATGTAAATGAGAACGTTCTGGCTACTGGTAAAATTGGTGACAAGCAGTTTGGTGTTCCACTCGGTGTGAACGTACTTGGATTTCAATATGATCCGGCGCTGTTGAAGAAAGCTGGTGTGGATTCCATTCCTGAGAACTGGACATGGGATCAATACAAAGAAATTGCCATGAAAGCTAAAGCGGCTGGACTGTTCATGGACGGTTCGATGGCTGCGGATGTCTTCTTCAATTATTATCTCCGGACGAAAGGATTGGCCCTGTATAACAATGAGGGAACAGCACTTGGTTATGAGGATGATGCATTATTCAGTGATTTCTTCGGAATGCTGTCAGGCTTAATCGCCGACGGAGCGGTTCCTACTCAAGATAAGTTGAGCCAGAACAAGGGTGTTATTGAGGAATCAGAGATTGTGAAAGGAACAGGGGTTGGGGTTTGGCAGTGGTCAAATCAATATGTAGCGCTGCAAATCGCCGTAAACCGTCCGATGGAGCTGGCCCAAATGCCGGGTCCGGATATGCAAAAAGGACTTTATATGGAGCCAAGTATGTACTGGTCTATTACTTCTAACTCCAAAGCAAAAGAAGAAGCGGCTAAATTTGTTGACTTTTGGACGAATAATGCGGAAGCCAATAAGCTGATTAAAGGCGAACGCGGCGTGCCGATTTCCAGCAAAATCAAAGAATCCGTATCTACAGTGTTGACTGATTCCGGTAAGCAGGTATTCAAGTTTGTAGCGGATATGGAGCCTGTTACATCTCCTATGAGTCCTCCTGTAGGTTCACCAGAGGTTGTGGCATTGTTGACTGACCTTGCTGAACAAATGAACTTCGGACAGATCAAACCGGATACCGCGGCGGCACAGTTCCGTAAAGAAGCTAATTCCATTCTTGCCAATCGATAA
- a CDS encoding response regulator transcription factor yields MYKLLLVDDERLILEGISQVVDWAKAGTELVGTARNGIEALVKIEAMRPDIVISDISMPGLDGLELVRRCSERFPEIKFVMLTGYKDFDYARTAMQHGVKHYLLKPCNENQIHEALVELGLELRELKRRDLFVSGIKQRLTKVLPHVKEQFLKEWISNKTYGSHDLEYYQDLFGIELNDKSVRLILFKLEDPHEYEHLFALQNIVQDMLQEVLLSTTIGGHLLVLLEDKQEVENDTLFTRIDGVREVFCRFYKMSVTIAVSDTDRMIHSRRLYRQTLQCMSHRFYLEDGSLITVSDLPDNDFSGGDEVELNEDQICLMIKAGDRGAVECELERLFGVLSLQRLDINVTRSYVLQLYSAMIRLCVPEERNAFTSGLAELAEIHSLGGLKGYVKEAATRLTTMYDRHFVSRQSSIVDSMLRIIAEDFHKEELSLGSVAAEMLYMNPDYLGKIFKKVTGEKFSNYVTLYRINKASEYIIRSGDVKVFELAEMFGFGGNAQYFSQVFKKVTGKTPTDFMKA; encoded by the coding sequence ATGTATAAGCTGCTGTTAGTAGATGATGAACGTCTTATTCTGGAAGGGATATCTCAAGTAGTGGACTGGGCAAAGGCGGGGACTGAGCTCGTCGGGACGGCTAGAAACGGTATTGAGGCTTTGGTGAAAATAGAGGCCATGCGCCCTGATATTGTGATTTCTGATATTTCTATGCCGGGTCTTGACGGATTGGAATTGGTGCGAAGATGCAGCGAGCGGTTTCCTGAAATTAAATTCGTTATGTTGACAGGTTATAAGGATTTTGACTATGCACGGACAGCGATGCAGCACGGTGTTAAACATTACCTTTTAAAGCCTTGCAACGAAAATCAGATTCATGAAGCTCTGGTAGAGCTGGGGCTGGAGCTGAGGGAGCTCAAAAGACGGGATCTATTCGTAAGCGGTATTAAGCAGAGACTTACCAAAGTACTTCCCCATGTGAAAGAACAGTTCTTGAAGGAATGGATCTCCAACAAAACCTATGGAAGCCACGATCTTGAATATTACCAAGATTTATTCGGCATAGAACTGAACGATAAAAGTGTGAGGCTGATTCTATTCAAGCTGGAGGATCCCCACGAGTATGAGCATCTGTTCGCCTTGCAAAATATTGTTCAGGATATGCTTCAGGAGGTTTTGTTGAGCACTACCATTGGCGGCCACCTGCTAGTTCTTCTTGAGGATAAGCAAGAAGTGGAAAATGATACTCTTTTCACGAGGATTGACGGTGTGAGGGAGGTCTTCTGCCGTTTTTATAAGATGAGTGTGACTATTGCAGTTAGTGATACGGATCGGATGATTCATTCACGCAGGTTGTATCGACAGACCTTGCAATGTATGAGTCACCGCTTTTACCTTGAGGATGGCAGTCTGATCACCGTAAGCGATCTCCCGGACAATGATTTTAGCGGGGGGGATGAAGTCGAACTCAATGAAGATCAAATCTGCCTGATGATTAAAGCAGGGGACAGAGGCGCGGTTGAATGTGAGCTGGAGCGTTTATTCGGCGTTTTATCTTTACAGCGATTGGATATTAATGTGACGCGGTCCTATGTTTTGCAGCTGTATTCCGCAATGATTCGTTTATGTGTACCGGAAGAAAGGAATGCTTTCACCTCGGGTCTGGCAGAGCTCGCAGAAATCCATTCTTTAGGGGGGCTTAAAGGTTATGTCAAAGAGGCGGCTACCCGTCTAACCACGATGTATGACCGTCATTTTGTCTCTCGGCAATCCTCTATCGTAGATAGTATGCTGCGAATTATCGCGGAGGATTTCCACAAGGAGGAGCTGTCTCTTGGTTCAGTGGCGGCCGAAATGCTGTATATGAATCCAGATTACCTAGGAAAAATATTTAAAAAGGTTACAGGTGAGAAATTCTCCAACTACGTTACCCTTTACCGAATTAACAAAGCTTCTGAATACATTATCCGTAGCGGGGACGTTAAAGTATTCGAATTGGCGGAAATGTTTGGTTTCGGCGGCAATGCCCAGTATTTTAGCCAGGTGTTCAAAAAAGTAACGGGAAAAACACCTACAGATTTTATGAAGGCCTAA
- a CDS encoding aldose 1-epimerase, giving the protein MSISAFEGHYEGEAAIWLKAGRYEAAVLPGIGGNLICFRDTENGYRFLHEPGAEEMDAFRQNPGIHGIPVLFPPNRYEDGKFPWNGQVYQFPVNEAATGNHLHGFLHTAAWEVEEFGSGVSESFVTVKIQVDENHDSYQYLPHKYTIKLRYTLGEGGLSQQLLVHNDGDDIMPCLLAFHTAVNAPFAPGSSAQDYRVKLTIGDRWELNERMLPTGGYQELQAEEVALRDEGVYPFFAAMDNHYTAVAQNGRNRMELTDNKAGVTLVYDVGTSYKQWMIWNNFATEGFFCPEPQINLVNAPHVDLPADQIGLFSLQPGEYWEESSRLYVKA; this is encoded by the coding sequence ATGTCAATTTCAGCATTTGAAGGACATTATGAAGGCGAGGCTGCCATTTGGTTGAAAGCCGGACGTTATGAGGCGGCAGTGCTGCCTGGAATCGGGGGGAATTTAATCTGCTTCCGAGATACCGAAAACGGTTACCGTTTTCTGCACGAGCCTGGTGCTGAGGAAATGGACGCTTTCAGACAAAACCCGGGCATTCATGGAATACCTGTGTTGTTTCCTCCAAATCGTTATGAAGATGGTAAGTTTCCGTGGAATGGACAAGTATATCAGTTCCCGGTCAATGAAGCCGCAACCGGCAACCATTTGCATGGGTTCTTACATACAGCAGCCTGGGAAGTTGAGGAATTCGGCAGCGGCGTAAGCGAAAGCTTCGTTACTGTGAAGATCCAAGTAGATGAGAATCATGACTCCTATCAATATCTCCCACATAAATATACCATTAAGCTTCGTTATACCCTTGGAGAAGGCGGATTGTCTCAACAACTGCTCGTCCATAATGATGGGGATGATATCATGCCGTGTCTGCTAGCCTTCCATACAGCGGTTAATGCTCCGTTTGCACCTGGAAGTTCGGCTCAGGATTACCGTGTAAAGCTTACAATTGGTGATCGTTGGGAGCTGAACGAACGGATGTTGCCTACAGGTGGCTATCAGGAGCTGCAGGCGGAAGAAGTAGCGCTTCGCGACGAAGGTGTATATCCTTTTTTTGCGGCTATGGACAACCATTACACCGCTGTAGCGCAAAACGGACGTAATCGTATGGAACTCACAGATAACAAAGCAGGGGTTACTCTTGTGTATGACGTAGGTACCTCCTATAAACAGTGGATGATCTGGAATAACTTTGCGACTGAGGGTTTCTTTTGCCCGGAACCGCAAATCAATCTGGTGAATGCCCCGCATGTTGACCTGCCAGCAGACCAAATTGGACTCTTTAGTTTGCAGCCAGGGGAATACTGGGAAGAAAGCAGTCGTTTGTACGTAAAAGCCTAA